Proteins from a genomic interval of Hydrogenophaga sp. PAMC20947:
- a CDS encoding NADP-dependent isocitrate dehydrogenase → MSQKQPTIIYTLTDEAPLLATRAFLPILQAFAAPAGINVETSDISVAARILGAFPECLTEEQRVTDNLAALGKLTLQADANIIKLPNISASVSQLISAIKELQSKGYALPDYPESPKTEEEKALRARYSKCTGSAVNPVLREGNSDRRAPRAVKEYARKNPHSMADWSQASRTHVSHMHGGDFYHGEKSITLDKARDVKMELITKSGKAIVLKEKVSLQDREVIDSMYMSKKALLEFYEKEIQDAYKTGVMFSLHVKATMMKVSHPIVFGHCVRIFYKDAFEKHAKLFEQLGVNVNNGMVNLYDKLATLPQSQREEVIADLHACHEGRPELAMVDSAKGITNFHSPNDVIVDASMPAMIRNGGKMWGADGRLKDVKAVMPESTFARIYQEIINFCKWHGNFDPKTMGTVPNVGLMAQQAEEYGSHDKTFEMAEDGVANITDIATGEVLLSQDVEVGDIWRMCQVKDAAIRDWVKLAVTRARNSGMPVVFWLDAYRPHEAQLITKVKMYLHEHNTLGLDIQIMSQVRAMRYTLERVVRGLDTISATGNILRDYLTDLFPIMELGTSAKMLSIVPLMAGGGMYETGAGGSAPKHVQQLVEENHLRWDSLGEFLALAASLEDLSVKTGNTQAKILAQTLDSATGKLLDNNKNPSPKTGQLDNRGSQFYLALYWAQALAAQTDDAALAKQYAPLAKQLTDNEKVIVDELASVQGHAVDIGGYYQPDLAKLDAIMRPSKTLNGVLAAVKA, encoded by the coding sequence ATGAGCCAAAAGCAACCCACCATCATTTACACGCTGACCGACGAGGCACCCTTGCTCGCGACCCGCGCTTTTCTGCCCATCCTCCAGGCCTTCGCTGCGCCGGCTGGCATCAACGTCGAGACCAGCGATATTTCGGTGGCGGCGCGCATCTTGGGGGCCTTCCCCGAGTGCCTGACTGAAGAACAGCGTGTCACCGACAACCTCGCCGCGCTGGGCAAGCTCACCTTGCAGGCCGATGCCAACATCATCAAGCTGCCGAACATCAGCGCCTCGGTGTCGCAGCTGATCAGTGCAATCAAGGAACTGCAGAGCAAGGGCTATGCCTTGCCCGACTACCCCGAATCGCCCAAGACGGAAGAAGAAAAAGCGCTCCGTGCGCGCTATTCCAAATGCACCGGTAGCGCGGTGAATCCAGTGCTGCGTGAAGGCAACTCAGATCGCCGTGCGCCACGCGCAGTGAAAGAATATGCCCGCAAGAATCCGCATTCCATGGCGGACTGGAGCCAGGCCTCGCGCACCCATGTGTCCCACATGCACGGCGGCGATTTCTACCATGGCGAAAAATCCATAACGCTCGACAAGGCGCGCGACGTCAAGATGGAACTGATCACCAAGAGTGGCAAAGCCATTGTGCTCAAGGAAAAGGTGTCGCTGCAGGACCGCGAAGTCATTGACAGCATGTACATGAGCAAGAAGGCCTTGCTGGAGTTCTACGAAAAGGAAATTCAGGACGCGTACAAGACGGGCGTGATGTTCTCGCTGCACGTCAAGGCCACCATGATGAAGGTGTCGCACCCCATCGTTTTTGGCCACTGCGTGCGTATTTTTTACAAGGATGCCTTTGAGAAGCACGCCAAGCTGTTTGAACAGCTGGGTGTGAACGTCAACAACGGCATGGTCAACCTCTACGACAAGCTGGCTACGCTGCCCCAGTCGCAGCGCGAAGAGGTGATTGCCGATCTGCACGCCTGCCACGAAGGCCGCCCCGAGCTGGCCATGGTGGACTCGGCCAAGGGCATTACCAACTTCCATTCGCCCAACGACGTGATCGTCGACGCTTCCATGCCCGCCATGATCCGCAACGGCGGCAAGATGTGGGGTGCCGATGGCCGCCTGAAGGACGTCAAGGCTGTGATGCCGGAATCGACCTTTGCCCGTATCTATCAGGAGATCATCAACTTCTGCAAATGGCATGGCAATTTCGATCCCAAGACCATGGGCACCGTGCCCAACGTGGGACTGATGGCGCAGCAAGCCGAAGAATACGGTTCGCACGACAAGACCTTTGAAATGGCAGAAGACGGTGTGGCCAACATCACCGACATCGCCACTGGCGAAGTCTTGTTGAGTCAAGACGTGGAAGTGGGCGATATCTGGCGCATGTGCCAGGTGAAAGACGCTGCCATTCGCGACTGGGTGAAGCTGGCAGTGACCCGTGCACGCAATTCCGGCATGCCCGTGGTGTTCTGGCTGGATGCTTACCGCCCGCACGAAGCCCAGCTCATCACCAAGGTCAAGATGTACTTGCACGAGCACAACACCCTGGGTCTGGACATCCAGATCATGAGCCAGGTGCGTGCCATGCGCTATACGCTGGAGCGCGTGGTGCGCGGTCTGGACACCATCAGTGCAACAGGCAACATCCTGCGCGATTACCTGACCGACTTGTTCCCCATCATGGAGCTGGGCACCAGCGCCAAGATGCTGTCCATCGTGCCCTTGATGGCGGGTGGCGGCATGTACGAAACGGGTGCCGGCGGCTCTGCGCCCAAGCATGTGCAGCAGCTGGTAGAGGAAAACCACCTGCGCTGGGATTCGCTGGGTGAATTCCTGGCGCTGGCGGCTTCGCTGGAAGATCTGAGTGTGAAAACCGGCAACACCCAGGCCAAGATCCTCGCGCAGACATTGGATTCAGCGACAGGCAAGCTGCTGGACAACAACAAGAACCCTTCACCCAAGACGGGGCAACTCGACAACCGCGGCAGCCAGTTTTATCTGGCCCTTTACTGGGCGCAGGCGCTGGCGGCCCAGACCGATGACGCTGCGTTGGCCAAGCAATATGCGCCACTGGCCAAACAGCTGACCGACAACGAGAAGGTCATCGTGGACGAGCTGGCTTCGGTGCAGGGCCATGCGGTGGATATTGGTGGGTATTACCAGCCCGATCTTGCCAAGCTGGATGCGATCATGCGCCCCAGCAAAACCCTGAACGGGGTTCTGGCGGCGGTCAAGGCCTGA
- a CDS encoding DUF192 domain-containing protein yields MNCLRPLLAALLLTCVGSAMSQEQPQSGLPRVKLTAGMHLIDAQVAQTPEQRQIGLMHRENMPTQEGMLFVFEQPATQCFWMKNTLLPLTAAFVAEDGRIVNLVDMKPQTTDSHCSTEPVRFVLEMNQGWFAKRGMAAGSRLGGFQARK; encoded by the coding sequence ATGAACTGCCTGCGCCCGCTTCTTGCCGCACTTCTCCTGACCTGCGTGGGCTCTGCAATGAGCCAGGAACAACCCCAATCAGGCTTGCCGCGCGTGAAGCTCACGGCCGGGATGCACCTGATCGACGCGCAGGTCGCCCAGACCCCTGAGCAACGCCAGATTGGCTTGATGCACCGGGAAAACATGCCCACTCAGGAGGGCATGCTGTTTGTTTTCGAGCAGCCAGCCACCCAGTGTTTCTGGATGAAAAACACCTTGCTGCCCTTGACCGCAGCCTTTGTGGCCGAAGACGGCCGCATCGTGAATCTGGTGGACATGAAACCCCAGACCACCGACTCCCACTGCTCGACAGAGCCTGTGCGCTTCGTGCTGGAGATGAACCAGGGCTGGTTCGCCAAACGGGGGATGGCTGCGGGCAGCCGGCTGGGCGGATTCCAGGCACGCAAATAG
- the icd gene encoding NADP-dependent isocitrate dehydrogenase, with translation MYQHIQVPEKGQKITVNADMSLNVPDEPIVPFIEGDGTGKDITPVMLKVVDAAVAKAYGGQKKIHWMEVYAGEKSTQVYGPDVWLPEETLAALREFVVSIKGPLTTPVGGGIRSLNVALRQELDLYVCLRPVQYFKGVPSPVKEPQKVDMVIFRENSEDIYAGIEYEAESDKAKKLIKFLQDEMGVTKIRFPNTSGIGIKPVSREGTERLVRKAIQYAIDNDKPSVTIVHKGNIMKYTEGGFRDWAYGLAQKEFGAQLVDGGPWCKFKNPKTGKDITVKDVIADAFLQQILLRPAEYSVVATLNLNGDYISDALAAQVGGIGIAPGANLSDSVACFEATHGTAPKYAGKDYVNPGSEILSAEMMLRHMGWTAAADLIISSLEKAILSKKVTYDFARLMEGATQVSCSGFGEVMIDQM, from the coding sequence ATGTACCAACACATCCAAGTGCCCGAAAAGGGGCAAAAGATCACCGTCAACGCCGACATGTCGCTCAATGTGCCCGATGAACCCATCGTGCCGTTCATCGAAGGTGATGGAACTGGCAAGGACATCACGCCGGTGATGCTCAAGGTGGTGGATGCTGCCGTGGCCAAAGCCTATGGAGGCCAGAAGAAAATTCACTGGATGGAGGTGTACGCGGGCGAGAAATCAACGCAAGTCTATGGCCCTGATGTCTGGCTCCCTGAAGAAACCCTGGCCGCTTTGCGGGAGTTTGTGGTGTCGATCAAGGGCCCCTTGACCACGCCAGTGGGCGGCGGTATCCGCTCTTTGAATGTGGCGCTGCGTCAGGAGCTCGATCTTTACGTTTGCCTGCGCCCGGTTCAGTATTTCAAGGGCGTGCCATCGCCGGTGAAAGAACCCCAAAAAGTCGACATGGTGATCTTCCGCGAGAACTCGGAAGACATTTACGCCGGCATTGAGTACGAGGCCGAGTCCGACAAGGCCAAAAAGCTCATCAAGTTTCTGCAAGACGAGATGGGCGTCACCAAGATCCGTTTCCCCAACACCTCGGGTATTGGCATCAAGCCTGTGAGCCGCGAAGGCACAGAACGCCTGGTCCGCAAAGCCATCCAGTACGCCATCGACAACGACAAACCCAGTGTGACCATCGTGCACAAGGGCAACATCATGAAGTACACCGAAGGTGGCTTCCGCGACTGGGCCTATGGCCTGGCACAGAAGGAATTTGGTGCTCAACTGGTGGACGGCGGCCCCTGGTGCAAGTTCAAGAACCCCAAGACCGGCAAAGACATCACGGTCAAGGATGTCATCGCCGATGCTTTCTTGCAGCAAATTTTGTTGCGCCCCGCCGAATACTCGGTGGTCGCCACGCTGAACCTGAATGGCGACTACATCTCCGACGCATTGGCCGCTCAGGTCGGGGGCATTGGCATCGCACCGGGCGCCAACCTGTCGGACTCCGTGGCCTGTTTTGAAGCCACCCATGGCACAGCGCCCAAATACGCGGGCAAAGACTATGTGAATCCAGGCTCAGAAATTCTGTCGGCCGAGATGATGTTGCGTCACATGGGCTGGACGGCCGCGGCTGATCTGATCATCAGTTCGCTTGAAAAGGCCATCCTGTCCAAAAAAGTGACCTATGACTTTGCCCGCCTCATGGAGGGCGCAACCCAGGTCAGCTGCTCTGGCTTCGGCGAGGTCATGATCGATCAGATGTAA